Proteins from one Megalopta genalis isolate 19385.01 chromosome 1, iyMegGena1_principal, whole genome shotgun sequence genomic window:
- the LOC143263801 gene encoding transcription elongation factor SPT5-like produces MSDSEKSNVSDNESEHEDSGSESEQDENRSVKSAAESDAGSVEERSRSVPRSRSSSGTRSTSSSSSSRSSRSSSTSSSEDSSEDEAEEAKSGDEREDSAEPEHSCSDEHSCSDEHSCSDEHSCFPEQEPEQEPEQEPEQEPEQEPEQESEQESEQEPEQEPEQEPEGKDSDGSSECDEEEEEEDDDRSRKRTKRNKYGGFIIDEAEVDDEVEDDDEWEEGVHEIGIVRNEVDEVGPTAREIEGRRRETSLWDSRKEDEIEEYLTKKYADESVAARHFGDGGEEMSDEITQKSLLPGVKDPNLWMVKCRIGEEKATAFLLMRKFITYQTTNEPLQIKSVVAPEGLKGCIYVEAYKQAHVKAAIEDVGSLKMSIWKQQMVPIKEMTDVLRVVKQQTGLRAKQWVRLKRGTYKDDIAQVDYVDLTQNQVHLKLLPRIDYTRPRGALKTEECESEALKRKKKRRPAAKPFDPEAIRAIGGEVTSDGDFLIFEGNRYSRKGFLYKNFKTSAIIAEGVKPTLSELETFEEAPEGVEIDLSGGPVSGNKEDTAVTHSFSTGDNVEVCEGELANLQGKIVSIDGNKIMVMPKHEELKEALECQASELKKYFKMGDHVKVIAGRYVGETGLIIRVDENRVILFPDLSMHELEVLPTDLQLCPDVATGVDSLGQFELGDLVHLDAQTVGVIVRLGRENFHVLSMHGKVIEARPQGLKKRWESKNTFALDSQQNVIRKDIVKVVDGPHAGRDGRIRHLYRNFAFLYSRMFVDNGGMFVCKTRHLELCGGNKSGMNSMTPVAGFMSPRIASPMHPSGSGFARGGGSGGGGGRGGGSSEGRGDGSGGSRGDGSGGSRGGGSGGSRGGGSGGDSGGSSGGGRGRGRGGGRGGGSGGGSGGCRGGRNYGGGFSRDRELIGTSIKITGGPYKGNIGIVKDTIPDGAVRVELHSSCQTIAVNRSHIANVNVTSRDGGFSSYSSNRTPAYVAGSQTPMYARDGSKTPTYGSQTPMYENGSRTPHYGSMTPSQDGSRTPGQSGAWDPAVI; encoded by the exons ATGTCGGATTCAGAGAAGAGTAATGTTTCGGATAATGAGAGCGAACATGAAGACAGTGGCAGCGAAAGCGAACAGGATGAAAATCGTTCTGTGAAGTCTGCAGCTGAGAGCGATGCTGGCAGCGTCGAAGAAAGATCACGCAGCGTTCCCCGGAGTAGAAGTTCATCTGGAACACGTTCAACAAGTTCCAGCAGCTCCTCCCGGTCATCACGGTCTTCGTCGACGTCTAG ttcGGAGGATAGCAGTGAAGACGAAGCAGAAGAAGCTAAGTCTGGAGATGAGAGAGAAGATTCAGCAGAACCAGAACATTCTTGTTCTGACGAACATTCTTGTTCTGACGAACATTCTTGTTCTGACGAACATTCTTGTTTTCcagaacaagaaccagaacaagaaccagaacaagaaccagaacaagaaccagaacaagaaccagaacaagaatCAGAACAAGAATcagaacaagaaccagaacaagaaccagaacaagaaccagaag GGAAAGATTCGGATGGAAGCAGTGAATGTGatgaagaggaggaggaagaagatgATGACAGATCTcgaaagagaacaaaaagaaacaagtaCGGCGGCTTCATCATAGACGAGGCTGAAGTAGATGACGAAGTCGAGGATGACGACGAATGGGAAGAGGGTGTACACGAAATTGGTATCGTAAGGAACGAAGTAGATGAGGTGGGGCCTACAGCTAGGGAAATTGAAGGAAGACGCAGAGAAACTAGTTTGTGGGA CTCTCGGAAAGAAGATGAGATAGAGGAATACTTGACGAAGAAGTATGCAGACGAGTCTGTGGCAGCTCGCCATTTCGGAGATGGTGGCGAAGAGATGAGTGATGAAATCACTCAAAAGTCTTTACTGCCAGGAGTAAAAGATCCTAATTTATGGATGGTAAAATGCCGCATTGGAGAGGAGAAGGCGACTGCGTTTCTACTTATGCGGAAGTTCATAACGTATCAAACGACAA ATGAACCACTTCAGATTAAATCTGTTGTCGCGCCTGAGGGTTTAAAGGGTTGTATTTACGTCGAGGCTTACAAACAGGCGCATGTAAAAGCCGCTATCGAGGATGTGGGAAGTTTAAAAATGAGTATCTGGAAGCAACAAATGGTACCGATTAAGGAAATGACTGATGTGTTACGCGTGGTCAAACAACAGACAGGACTGAGAGCAAAGCAGTGGGTCAGATTGAAGAGGGGCACTTACAAAGACGACATAGCGCAAGTGGATTACGTTGATTTGACACAGAATCAGGTTCACTTGAAGCTATTACCTAGAATCGACTATACAAGGCCTCGCGGGGCTTTGAAAACTGAGGAATGTGAATCCGAAGCTCTGAaacggaaaaagaaaagaagaccaGCAGCAAAGCCGTTTGACCCTGAAGCTATTCGAGCAATTGGTGGAGAAGTTACTAGTGACGGTGATTTCTTGATATTCGAGGGAAACAGATACAGCAGAAAGGG ATTCCTGtacaaaaattttaaaacaaGCGCCATCATCGCGGAAGGTGTAAAACCAACCCTCTCCGAATTGGAAACATTTGAAGAAGCTCCCGAAGGTGTTGAAATAGATTTAAGCGGAGGTCCAGTATCTGGAAACAAAGAGGACACTGCTGTGACACATTCCTTCAGTACTGGTGACAATGTCGAAGTGTGCGAGGGTGAATTGGCCAACTTGCAAGGGAAGATCGTTTCGATAGACGGAAACAAGATAATGGTCATGCCAAAACATGAAGAGCTAAAGGAAGCATTAGAATGTCAAGCGTCAGAGTTGAAAAAATACTTCAAAATGGGAGATCACGTGAAA GTTATTGCCGGGAGGTACGTAGGTGAAACAGGTCTAATCATTCGGGTGGATGAAAATAGAGTGATTTTATTCCCCGATCTGTCGATGCACGAGCTCGAGGTCCTTCCTACAGATTTGCAACTTTGTCCCGACGTGGCAACCGGTGTGGACAGCTTAGGTCAGTTCGAGTTGGGCGATTTAGTACACTTGGACGCACAGACAGTAGGTGTAATTGTCCGTCTTGGACGCGAGAACTTCCATGTTCTGTCCATGCATGGAAAAGTGATTGAAGCTAGACCTCAAGGCTTAAAAAAACGTTGGGAGAGCAAAAACACGTTTGCGTTAGATTCACAGCAAAATGTGATACGAAAAGACATTGTGAAAGTGGTGGATGGGCCCCACGCCGGAAGAGATGGGAGAATAAGACATCTCTATAGAAACTTTGCGTTTCTATATTCGAGGATGTTCGTGGACAACGGCGGAATGTTCGTTTGCAAGACGAGACATTTGGAACTGTGTGGCGGGAACAAGTCTGGCATGAATTCTATGACACCGGTGGCAGGATTCATGTCACCGAGAATAGCTTCGCCGATGCATCCTAGCGG AAGTGGCTTTGCCAGAGGCGGTGGCAGTGGTGGAGGTGGAGGCAGAGGCGGTGGCAGTAGCGAAGGCAGAGGCGACGGCAGTGGTGGAAGCAGAGGCGACGGCAGTGGTGGGAGCAGAGGCGGTGGCAGTGGCGGAAGCAGAGGCGGTGGCAGTGGTGGAGACAGTGGCGGTAGTAGTGGAGGTGGCagaggtagaggcagaggtGGTGGCAGAGGTGGAGGCAGCGGTGGCGGCAGTGGTGGGTGCAGAGGCGGCAGAAACTACGGTGGCGGATTCAGCCGAGACAGAGAACTGATAGGAACCTCCATAAAGATAACCGGTGGACCATACAAAGGAAATATCGGGATTGTAAAGGATACCATCCCAGACGGGGCAGTGCGTGTGGAGTTGCATTCCTCCTGCCAGACAATCGCCGTGAACAGATCGCATATTGCGAATGTCAATGTGACGAGCAGAGATGGTGGCTTCAGCAGCTACAGCAGCAACAGAACACCAGCTTACGTTGCCGGCAGTCAAACTCCGATGTATGCCAGAGATGGATCGAAAACACCTACGTATGGTTCACAGACACCTATGTATGAGA ATGGTTCTCGTACACCTCATTACGGCTCGATGACACCGTCCCAGGACGGCTCACGAACGCCGGGACAATCAGGGGCCTGGGACCCAGcggttatataa
- the LOC117228304 gene encoding eukaryotic initiation factor 4A-III-like isoform X1, whose amino-acid sequence MAEVKSRRVAQTEDLSNVEFETSEDVEVIPTFDNMGLRDELLRGIYAYGFEKPSAIQQRSVKPIMKGRDVIAQAQSGTGKTATFSIAILQSLDTQVRETQVLVLSPTRELATQIQKVILALGDFMNVQCHACIGGTNLGEDIRKLDYGQHVVSGTPGRVFDMIERRVLRTRAIKMLVLDESDEMLNKGFKEQIYDVYRYLPPATQVVLVSATLPHEILEMTSKFMTDPVRILVKRDELTLERMKQFFVAVEREEEKFDTLCDLYDILTITQAVIFCNTKRKVDWLTEKMREANFEERDNIRKEFRSGQSRVLITTDVWARGIDVQQVSLVINYDLPNNRELYIHRIGRSGRFGRKGVSISFVKTDDIRILRDIEQYYSTQIDEMPMNVAVLIDDCIN is encoded by the exons atGGCGGAAGTAAAATCACGTCGCGTCGCTCAAACAGAAGATTTATCAAATGTTGAGTTTGAAACCAGTGAAGATGTGGAGGTCATTCCCACATTTGATAATATGGGACTCAGAGATGAATTATTACGAGGAATCTATGCCTACG GTTTCGAGAAACCTTCTGCTATTCAGCAAAGGTCCGTCAAGCCCATAATGAAAGGACGAGACGTAATTGCACAAGCCCAATCTGGTACAGGAAAGACAGCGACATTTTCGATTGCTATACTGCAGTCTTTAGATACACAAGTTAGAGAAACACAAGTCTTGGTACTTTCTCCTACGAGAGAATTGGCAACTCAAATACAAAAGGTTATCCTGGCATTGGGCGATTTTATGAATGTACAGTGTCATGCATGTATTGGAGGTACCAATCTAGGAGAAGACATTAGAAAATTAGATTATGGACAACATGTTGTATCCGGAACACCTGGCAGAGTATTTG ATATGATAGAAAGAAGAGTTCTCAGGACAAGGGCAATTAAGATGCTAGTCCTTGATGAATCAGATGAAATGTTAAACAAAGGTTTTAAGGAACAAATTTATGATGTATACAGATATTTGCCTCCTGCGACACAAGTAGTATTAGTATCTGCTACATTACCACATGAAATTCTTGAAATGACTAGTAAATTTATGACAGATCCAGTTCGTATTTTAGTTAAACG CGATGAATTGACATTGGAAAGAATGAAGCAGTTCTTTGTTGCTGTAGAAAGGGAGGAAGAGAAATTTGATACGTTATGTGATTTGTACGATATACTGACAATAACACAGGCTGTAATCTTTTGCAACACCAAGCGTAAAGTAGATTGGTTGACAGAAAAAATGAGAGAAGCTAATTTTGAAGAAAGGGACAACATTAGGAAAGAGTTCAGATCTGGTCAAAG tcGTGTACTAATAACAACTGATGTCTGGGCAAGAGGAATAGATGTACAACAAGTATCCCTTGTAATCAATTATGACTTACCCAACAATCGTGAGTTATACATTCATAGAATAGGTCGGTCAGGTCGTTTTGGCAGAAAGGGTGTTTCTATAAGTTTTGTTAAAACTGACGACATCAGGATTCTGCGAGACATCGAACAATATTATTCCACACAAATTGATGAGATGCCGATGAATGTAGCGGTTTTAATAGACGACTGTATTAACTAA
- the LOC117228202 gene encoding transcription elongation factor SPT5, which produces MSDSETSNVSDNESEHEGGGSESEQNENRSAKSAAGSDAGSVGERSRSVSRSRSPSGSRSRSPSRSRSRSRSASGSEDGREDEAEEARSGDEDVAEPEEEPEGEDLDGSSEYDEEEEEEDDDRSRKKKKKDKYGGFIIDEAEVDDEVEDDDEWEEGAQEIGIVGNEVDELGPTAREIEGRRRGTSLWDSQKEDEIEEYLRKKYADESVAARHFGDGGEEMSDEITQQTLLPGVKDPNLWMVKCRIGEEKATVLLLMRKFITYQMSNEPLQIKSVVAPEGVKGYIYIEAYKQPHVKAAIENVGNLRMGIWKQQMVPIKEMTDVLRVVKEQTGLKAKQWVRLKRGIYKDDIAQVDYVDLAQNQVHLKLVPRIDYTRPRGALRTAQSESEALKRKKKRRPAAKPFDPEAIRAIGGEVTSDGDFLIFEGNRYSRKGFLYKNFTTSAIIAEGVKPTLSELERFEEAPEGVEIDLSGGPVSGNKEDTAVTHSFSTGDNVEVCEGELINLQGKIVSIDGNMIMVMPKHEELKEALEFQASELRKYFTMGDHVKVVAGRYEGDTGLIVRVEQNRVVLFSDLSMHELEVLPRDLQLCSDMATGVDSLGQFQWGDLVQLDAQTVGVIVRLERENFHVLSMHGKVIEARPQGLTKRRENRNAVALDSQQNTIQKKDIVKVVDGPHAGRGGEIKHLYRSFAFLHSRMFVDNGGIFVCKTRHLQLSGGNKSGMNSMTPVAGFMSPRIASPMHPSGGGFAKGGGGGGGRGGRSRGGGFRRDRELIGTTIKITGGPYKGNVGIVKDTTETTVRVELHSSCQTISVNRSHIANVSVPTKDGGFSSYNRTPAYVAGSQTPMYARDGSKTPMHGSQTPMYENGSRTPHYGSMTPSHDGSRTPGQSGAWDPAVTNTPARTNDFDSYSMEEGGSPGYAPGYPPTGGPFTPQTPGTMYGSEQSFSSYQPSPSPAGSATASPSPAGYVATPSPSGTGYTTSPHGAFATPSPMGYSPMTPGAAGSPYNPQTPGAGLDTSIGIIGGTEWHTTDIEVRIRDTHQDPLLAGQQGVIRGISGGMCAVFLPVEDRVVNLVCEELEPVVPSRGDRVKVIIGEDREAVGMLLSIDNQEGVVKLNKDEVKMLHLRFLCKMKPANT; this is translated from the exons ATGTCGGATTCAGAGACGAGTAATGTTTCGGATAATGAGAGCGAACATGAAGGCGGTGGCAGCGAAAGCGAACAGAATGAAAATCGTTCTGCGAAGTCTGCAGCTGGGAGCGATGCTGGCAGCGTCGGAGAAAGATCACGCAGCGTTTCCCGGAGTAGAAGTCCGTCTGGATCGCGTTCAAGAAGTCCGAGCAGGTCTCGATCACGGTCACGGTCGGCGTCTGG ttcAGAGGATGGCAGAGAAGACGAAGCAGAGGAAGCTAGGTCTGGAGATGAAGATGTGGCGGAACCAGAAGAAGAACCAGAAG GGGAAGATTTGGATGGAAGCAGTGAGTATGatgaagaggaggaggaagaagatgATGACAGAtctagaaagaaaaagaagaaagataaGTACGGCGGCTTCATCATAGACGAGGCTGAAGTAGATGACGAAGTCGAGGATGACGACGAATGGGAAGAGGGTGCACAAGAAATTGGTATTGTGGGGAACGAAGTAGATGAGTTGGGCCCTACAGCTAGGGAAATTGAAGGAAGGCGCAGAGGAACTAGTTTGTGGGA CTCTCAGAAAGAAGATGAGATAGAGGAATACTTGAGGAAGAAGTATGCAGACGAGTCTGTGGCAGCTCGCCATTTCGGAGATGGTGGTGAAGAGATGAGTGATGAAATCACTCAACAGACTTTACTGCCGGGTGTAAAAGATCCTAATTTATGGATGGTAAAATGCCGCATTGGAGAAGAGAAGGCGACAGTGCTTCTACTTATGCGAAAGTTCATAACGTATCAAATGTCAA ATGAACCACTTCAGATTAAATCTGTTGTCGCGCCTGAGGGTGTAAAGGGTTATATTTACATCGAGGCTTACAAACAGCCGCATGTAAAAGCCGCTATCGAGAATGTGGGAAATTTAAGAATGGGTATCTGGAAGCAACAAATGGTACCGATTAAGGAAATGACTGATGTGTTACGCGTGGTCAAAGAACAGACAGGACTGAAAGCAAAGCAGTGGGTTAGATTGAAAAGGGGCATTTACAAAGACGACATAGCGCAAGTTGATTACGTTGATTTGGCACAGAATCAGGTTCACTTGAAGCTAGTGCCCAGAATCGACTATACAAGGCCACGCGGGGCTTTGAGAACAGCGCAAAGTGAATCCGAAGCTCTGAaacggaaaaagaaaagaagaccaGCAGCAAAGCCGTTTGACCCTGAAGCTATTCGAGCAATTGGTGGAGAAGTTACTAGTGACGGTGATTTCTTGATATTCGAGGGAAACAGATACAGCAGAAAGGG ATTCCTGTACAAAAATTTTACAACAAGCGCCATCATCGCGGAAGGTGTAAAACCAACCCTCTCCGAATTGGAAAGATTTGAAGAAGCTCCCGAAGGTGTTGAAATAGATTTAAGCGGAGGTCCAGTATCTGGAAACAAAGAGGACACTGCTGTGACACATTCCTTCAGTACTGGTGACAATGTCGAAGTGTGCGAGGGTGAATTGATCAACTTGCAAGGGAAAATCGTTTCGATAGACGGAAACATGATAATGGTCATGCCAAAACATGAAGAACTGAAGGAAGCATTAGAATTTCAAGCGTCAGAATTACGAAAATACTTCACCATGGGAGATCACGTGAAA GTTGTTGCCGGAAGGTACGAAGGTGACACAGGTCTAATCGTTCGGGTAGAACAAAATAGAGTGGTTTTATTCTCTGATCTATCGATGCACGAGCTCGAGGTCCTTCCTAGAGATTTGCAACTTTGTTCCGACATGGCCACCGGTGTGGACAGCTTGGGTCAGTTCCAATGGGGCGATTTAGTACAATTGGACGCACAAACAGTAGGTGTAATTGTTCGTCTTGAACGCGAGAACTTCCATGTCCTGTCCATGCATGGAAAAGTGATTGAGGCTAGACCGCAAGGCTTAACAAAACGTCGGGAGAACAGAAACGCGGTTGCGTTGGACTCGCAGCAAAATACCATACAGAAGAAGGACATTGTGAAGGTGGTGGATGGACCTCATGCTGGAAGAGGTGGTGAGATCAAACATCTGTACAGAAGCTTCGCGTTTCTACATTCGAGGATGTTCGTGGACAACGGTGGAATATTCGTTTGCAAGACGAGACATTTGCAACTATCTGGCGGGAACAAGTCTGGCATGAATTCTATGACACCGGTAGCAGGATTCATGTCACCGAGAATAGCTTCGCCGATGCATCCTAGCGG AGGTGGCTTTGCCAAAGGCGGAGGCGGTGGTGGAGGAAGAGGCGGCAGAAGCCGCGGTGGCGGATTCCGCCGAGACAGGGAACTGATAGGAACCACCATAAAGATAACCGGTGGACCATACAAAGGAAATGTCGGAATTGTAAAGGATACCACGGAGACGACAGTGCGTGTGGAGTTGCATTCCTCCTGCCAGACCATCTCCGTGAACAGGTCGCACATTGCGAACGTCAGTGTGCCGACCAAAGATGGTGGCTTCAGCAGCTACAACAGAACACCAGCTTACGTTGCCGGCAGTCAAACTCCGATGTATGCCAGAGATGGATCGAAAACACCTATGCATGGTTCACAGACACCTATGTATGAGA ATGGTTCTCGTACACCTCATTACGGCTCGATGACACCGTCCCATGACGGCTCACGAACACCGGGACAATCAGGTGCCTGGGACCCAGCGGTTACTAACACTCCCGCAAGGACAAATGACTTCGACAGTTACAGCATGGAGGAGGGTGGATCCCCAGGTTACGCTCCAGGTTATCCTCCCACCGGTGGCCCGTTTACGCCACAAACACCTGGCACAATGTACGGGTCAGAGCAGAGTTTCAGCTCGTACCAACCGAGTCCTAGTCCAGCTGGGAGTGCAACAGCTAGTCCTAGTCCTGCAGGCTACGTTGCTACTCCTTCACCAAGTGGTACTGGATACACCACCAGTCCACATGGAGCCTTTGCTACTCCCTCACCGATGGGCTATAGTCCAATGACTCCTG GAGCTGCGGGCAGTCCATATAATCCGCAAACACCAGGTGCAGGTTTGGATACCAGTATCGGCATCATAGGAGGAACCGAATGGCATACTACAGACATTGAGGTGAGAATTCGGGATACTCATCAGGATCCTTTGCTCGCTGGACAACAGGGTGTTATTCGAGGAATATCC GGTGGCATGTGCGCTGTCTTCTTGCCAGTCGAAGATAGAGTCGTGAATCTGGTCTGCGAGGAACTTGAACCAGTGGTACCCTCGCGAGGTGACAGGGTCAAGGTCATAATCGGTGAAGACAGAGAAGCCGTAGGCATGCTACTTTCCATAGACAACCAGGAGGGTGTAGTGAAACTGAACAAGGACGAGGTGAAGATGTTGCACCTGCGATTCTTATGTAAAATGAAGCCCGCGAACACGTAA
- the LOC117228304 gene encoding eukaryotic initiation factor 4A-III-like isoform X2, giving the protein MKGRDVIAQAQSGTGKTATFSIAILQSLDTQVRETQVLVLSPTRELATQIQKVILALGDFMNVQCHACIGGTNLGEDIRKLDYGQHVVSGTPGRVFDMIERRVLRTRAIKMLVLDESDEMLNKGFKEQIYDVYRYLPPATQVVLVSATLPHEILEMTSKFMTDPVRILVKRDELTLERMKQFFVAVEREEEKFDTLCDLYDILTITQAVIFCNTKRKVDWLTEKMREANFEERDNIRKEFRSGQSRVLITTDVWARGIDVQQVSLVINYDLPNNRELYIHRIGRSGRFGRKGVSISFVKTDDIRILRDIEQYYSTQIDEMPMNVAVLIDDCIN; this is encoded by the exons ATGAAAGGACGAGACGTAATTGCACAAGCCCAATCTGGTACAGGAAAGACAGCGACATTTTCGATTGCTATACTGCAGTCTTTAGATACACAAGTTAGAGAAACACAAGTCTTGGTACTTTCTCCTACGAGAGAATTGGCAACTCAAATACAAAAGGTTATCCTGGCATTGGGCGATTTTATGAATGTACAGTGTCATGCATGTATTGGAGGTACCAATCTAGGAGAAGACATTAGAAAATTAGATTATGGACAACATGTTGTATCCGGAACACCTGGCAGAGTATTTG ATATGATAGAAAGAAGAGTTCTCAGGACAAGGGCAATTAAGATGCTAGTCCTTGATGAATCAGATGAAATGTTAAACAAAGGTTTTAAGGAACAAATTTATGATGTATACAGATATTTGCCTCCTGCGACACAAGTAGTATTAGTATCTGCTACATTACCACATGAAATTCTTGAAATGACTAGTAAATTTATGACAGATCCAGTTCGTATTTTAGTTAAACG CGATGAATTGACATTGGAAAGAATGAAGCAGTTCTTTGTTGCTGTAGAAAGGGAGGAAGAGAAATTTGATACGTTATGTGATTTGTACGATATACTGACAATAACACAGGCTGTAATCTTTTGCAACACCAAGCGTAAAGTAGATTGGTTGACAGAAAAAATGAGAGAAGCTAATTTTGAAGAAAGGGACAACATTAGGAAAGAGTTCAGATCTGGTCAAAG tcGTGTACTAATAACAACTGATGTCTGGGCAAGAGGAATAGATGTACAACAAGTATCCCTTGTAATCAATTATGACTTACCCAACAATCGTGAGTTATACATTCATAGAATAGGTCGGTCAGGTCGTTTTGGCAGAAAGGGTGTTTCTATAAGTTTTGTTAAAACTGACGACATCAGGATTCTGCGAGACATCGAACAATATTATTCCACACAAATTGATGAGATGCCGATGAATGTAGCGGTTTTAATAGACGACTGTATTAACTAA